A stretch of Janibacter endophyticus DNA encodes these proteins:
- a CDS encoding DUF4229 domain-containing protein — MLRYSLLRLLIFFACLAALWLVGLRDRNEQPWLVVGAALLSMIISFFVLRPFRDDAVRSIEERQSARLQRKASQREEQRAQQSDEAAEDESFR; from the coding sequence ATGCTGCGCTACTCGCTGCTGCGCCTGCTGATCTTCTTCGCCTGCCTCGCGGCGCTGTGGCTCGTCGGGCTGCGTGACCGCAACGAGCAGCCCTGGCTCGTCGTCGGTGCGGCGCTGCTGTCGATGATCATCTCGTTCTTCGTCCTGCGCCCCTTCCGCGACGACGCGGTGCGCTCCATCGAGGAGCGTCAGTCGGCTCGCCTGCAGCGCAAAGCGTCCCAGCGCGAGGAGCAGCGCGCCCAGCAGTCCGACGAGGCCGCCGAGGACGAGAGCTTCCGCTGA
- a CDS encoding PQQ-dependent sugar dehydrogenase — translation MASRAAALVATAGLCLAGCSGTSAPGPDEPGATSTPSTSSGPAGGQGLSVEVVADGLSNPWDIGFLEDGGAVVTERDGRLSYLPSLDPGTEPVELAAGLDDVYAQGEGGLMGLAVLPPAEDAGAGWDQPKVIVCLNHGEGEQAVDVRLVELTLDVDNRRATRDRDLVTGLPTADSGRHSGCRPTLGDDGLLYVGTGDSADPAAPQDRGNLGGKVLRLDPATGEAAEGNPFADADDAREQLVYSYGHRNVQGVAVRPGTDEIWTAEHGPSFDDEVNLITAGANYGWDPAQGGEESSYDESVPMTDTERYPDAVKAAWSSGETTEAICGAAFLEGEAWGEREGMLAITALKGAKLLLLRLDGDSVTQVEIPEDLVDEHGRLRAARTGPDGALYVTTSNGDDDKVLRITPAG, via the coding sequence ATGGCCTCCCGAGCAGCCGCCCTCGTCGCCACCGCCGGTCTGTGCCTCGCCGGGTGCTCCGGCACCTCCGCGCCCGGACCCGACGAACCCGGCGCCACGAGCACGCCGAGCACCTCGAGCGGGCCCGCCGGGGGCCAAGGACTCTCGGTCGAGGTCGTCGCGGACGGGCTGAGCAACCCGTGGGACATCGGGTTCCTCGAGGACGGCGGCGCGGTCGTCACCGAGCGTGACGGACGGCTCTCCTACCTCCCTTCGCTCGACCCCGGGACCGAGCCGGTCGAGCTCGCCGCGGGTCTCGACGACGTCTATGCCCAGGGCGAAGGGGGGCTCATGGGTCTGGCGGTCCTCCCACCAGCCGAGGACGCCGGGGCCGGCTGGGACCAGCCGAAGGTCATCGTCTGCCTCAACCATGGCGAGGGTGAGCAGGCCGTGGACGTGCGCCTCGTCGAGCTCACCCTCGACGTCGACAACCGGCGGGCCACCCGCGACCGTGACCTCGTGACGGGCCTGCCGACCGCCGACAGCGGGAGGCACTCAGGGTGCCGCCCGACGCTCGGCGACGACGGGCTGCTCTACGTCGGCACCGGGGACTCAGCGGACCCCGCCGCACCCCAGGACCGAGGCAACCTCGGCGGCAAGGTCCTGCGCCTCGACCCGGCGACCGGCGAGGCCGCGGAGGGCAACCCCTTCGCCGATGCCGACGACGCCCGCGAGCAGCTCGTCTACTCCTACGGGCACCGCAACGTCCAGGGCGTCGCCGTCAGGCCCGGCACCGACGAGATCTGGACGGCCGAGCACGGACCCTCCTTCGACGACGAGGTCAACCTCATCACGGCCGGGGCCAACTACGGCTGGGACCCGGCTCAGGGCGGCGAGGAGAGCAGCTACGACGAGTCGGTGCCCATGACCGACACGGAGCGCTACCCCGACGCGGTCAAGGCGGCGTGGAGCTCCGGCGAGACGACCGAGGCGATCTGCGGGGCGGCCTTCCTCGAGGGCGAGGCGTGGGGCGAGCGCGAGGGGATGCTCGCGATCACGGCGCTCAAGGGCGCCAAGCTCCTGCTGCTGCGCCTCGACGGCGACTCGGTCACGCAGGTCGAGATCCCCGAGGACCTCGTCGACGAGCACGGTCGGCTGCGAGCCGCACGCACCGGCCCGGACGGGGCGCTCTACGTCACGACGAGCAACGGCGACGACGACAAGGTCCTGCGGATCACGCCCGCAGGCTGA
- a CDS encoding 1,4-dihydroxy-2-naphthoate polyprenyltransferase, whose product MASLAQWVAGARPRTLPTAIAPVLVGTAAATAIDERKTFLAVLAAVVAVSLQIGVNYANDYSDGVRGTDEERVGPIRLVGQRLANPENVKLMAFGWFGIGALAGLALVALAQTWILVPLGILAIVAAWRYTGGDNPYGYRGLGEVYVFVFFGLMATLGTLYTQAHELTVVGVLGAVAAGALSSAILVANNLRDIPTDSVTGKQTLAVRLGDGGTRTLYVALVGVAVGCTVAMAIWHPFAPVALLGLLILVPGLKAVIGGAQGRALIPALASTGLAELAWAILLIWPLARG is encoded by the coding sequence ATGGCATCCCTCGCCCAGTGGGTCGCCGGCGCCCGCCCGCGCACCCTGCCCACCGCGATCGCCCCCGTCCTCGTCGGGACCGCCGCCGCCACGGCCATCGACGAACGCAAGACCTTCCTCGCGGTCCTGGCCGCCGTCGTCGCGGTGAGCCTGCAGATCGGCGTCAACTACGCGAACGACTACAGCGACGGCGTCCGCGGCACCGACGAGGAGCGGGTCGGCCCGATCCGCCTCGTGGGCCAGCGGCTGGCCAACCCCGAGAACGTCAAGCTCATGGCCTTCGGGTGGTTCGGCATCGGGGCGCTCGCGGGTCTCGCGCTCGTCGCCCTCGCGCAGACCTGGATCCTCGTCCCGCTCGGCATCCTCGCGATCGTCGCGGCCTGGCGCTACACCGGCGGCGACAACCCCTACGGCTACCGCGGGCTCGGCGAGGTCTACGTCTTCGTCTTCTTCGGGCTCATGGCCACCCTCGGGACGCTCTACACGCAGGCGCACGAGCTGACCGTCGTCGGGGTGCTCGGCGCCGTCGCCGCGGGGGCCCTGTCGAGCGCGATCCTCGTCGCCAACAACCTCCGCGACATCCCCACGGACTCCGTGACCGGCAAGCAGACCCTCGCCGTCCGGCTCGGCGACGGCGGGACCCGGACGCTCTACGTCGCGCTCGTCGGCGTCGCCGTCGGGTGCACGGTCGCGATGGCGATCTGGCACCCCTTCGCCCCCGTCGCGCTGCTCGGGCTGCTGATCCTCGTCCCTGGGCTCAAGGCCGTCATCGGTGGTGCGCAGGGGCGCGCGCTCATCCCCGCGCTCGCGTCCACCGGGCTCGCCGAGCTCGCCTGGGCGATCTTGCTCATCTGGCCGCTCGCCCGCGGCTGA